One segment of Bacteroides caecimuris DNA contains the following:
- a CDS encoding thioredoxin family protein: MKKVLVMVALVMVSVIVYAFNDSRESNQGKKEVTGNGEVVVMDKDMFLKDVFDYEKSKEWKYKGDKPAIIDLYADWCGPCRQTAPIMKELAKEYAGKIVIYKVNVDKQKELAALFNATSIPLFVFIPMKGDPQLFRGAADKATYKKAIDEFLLK, from the coding sequence ATGAAGAAAGTATTAGTAATGGTAGCCCTTGTTATGGTAAGCGTGATTGTATACGCTTTCAATGACAGCAGGGAATCCAATCAAGGTAAAAAAGAGGTAACAGGTAACGGTGAAGTCGTCGTAATGGACAAAGATATGTTTCTGAAAGACGTCTTCGATTATGAGAAATCAAAGGAGTGGAAATACAAAGGCGACAAGCCCGCCATCATCGATTTATATGCAGATTGGTGCGGACCTTGCCGTCAGACAGCTCCTATCATGAAAGAACTGGCAAAGGAATATGCTGGAAAAATTGTCATCTACAAAGTTAACGTGGATAAACAAAAAGAACTGGCAGCTTTGTTCAATGCTACAAGTATTCCATTGTTTGTGTTCATTCCGATGAAAGGGGATCCACAGCTTTTCCGTGGAGCTGCTGATAAAGCAACTTACAAGAAAGCGATTGATGAATTTCTCTTGAAATAA
- the hisB gene encoding bifunctional histidinol-phosphatase/imidazoleglycerol-phosphate dehydratase HisB, with protein sequence MKKKVLFIDRDGTLVIEPPVDYQLDSLEKLEFYPKVFRNLGFIRSKLDFEFVMVTNQDGLGTSSFPEETFWPAHNLMLKTLEGEGITFDEILIDRSFPEDNAPTRKPRTGMLTKYLNNQEYDLAGSFVIGDRLTDVELAKNLGCRAIYLQNSPETLKEKGLEEVCALATTDWDQIAEFLFAGERKAEVRRTTKETDIDVALNLDGNGCCNISTGLGFFDHMLEQIGKHSGMDLTIRVKGDLEVDEHHTIEDTAIALGECIYQALGSKRGIERYGYALPMDDCLCQVCLDFGGRPWLVWDAEFKREKIGEMPTEMFLHFFKSLSDAAKMNLNIKAEGQNEHHKIEGIFKALARALKMAIKRDIYHFELPSSKGVL encoded by the coding sequence ATGAAGAAGAAAGTATTATTTATAGATAGAGATGGTACGTTGGTGATAGAGCCTCCTGTAGATTACCAACTCGACTCATTGGAGAAGCTAGAATTCTATCCGAAAGTATTCCGTAATTTAGGTTTTATCCGCAGCAAACTCGATTTTGAATTTGTGATGGTCACCAATCAGGATGGATTGGGTACATCTTCTTTCCCGGAAGAAACGTTTTGGCCTGCCCATAATCTGATGCTTAAAACATTAGAAGGAGAGGGGATTACTTTTGATGAGATTCTGATAGACCGTAGTTTCCCAGAAGACAATGCGCCCACCCGTAAACCGCGTACCGGAATGTTGACGAAGTATCTAAATAATCAGGAATACGATCTTGCCGGAAGTTTTGTTATAGGCGACCGTCTTACGGATGTGGAACTTGCCAAGAATTTGGGTTGTCGGGCAATCTATCTGCAAAATTCACCTGAAACCCTGAAAGAAAAAGGATTGGAAGAAGTATGCGCCCTTGCAACAACTGACTGGGATCAGATAGCAGAGTTCCTTTTTGCCGGAGAACGGAAAGCGGAAGTACGTCGTACAACAAAAGAAACAGATATTGATGTGGCTTTGAACTTGGATGGAAACGGCTGTTGTAACATTTCTACCGGTCTTGGCTTTTTCGACCACATGCTTGAGCAGATTGGAAAACACTCCGGTATGGACTTGACAATTCGTGTGAAAGGAGATCTGGAGGTAGACGAACATCATACGATCGAAGACACTGCTATTGCATTAGGCGAATGTATTTACCAGGCTTTAGGCAGTAAGCGGGGAATTGAGCGTTATGGCTATGCTTTACCGATGGATGATTGTCTTTGTCAGGTTTGCCTGGACTTTGGTGGTCGTCCCTGGCTGGTTTGGGATGCCGAATTCAAGCGTGAGAAGATAGGGGAGATGCCAACGGAAATGTTCCTTCATTTCTTTAAGTCACTAAGTGATGCGGCAAAAATGAATCTGAACATCAAGGCGGAAGGACAAAATGAACATCATAAGATAGAAGGTATTTTTAAAGCCCTTGCCCGTGCCTTGAAAATGGCAATCAAAAGAGATATTTATCATTTTGAACTTCCCTCCAGCAAGGGAGTACTTTGA
- the hisD gene encoding histidinol dehydrogenase, translating into MKLIKYPSKEQWTELLERPALNTESLFDTVRAIINKVRAEGDKAVLEYEAAFDKVTLSALAVTPEEIQVAGRLVSDELKAAISLAKQNIETFHASQRFVGKKVETMNGVTCWQKSVGIEKVGLYIPGGTAPLFSTVLMLAVPAKIAGCKEIVLCTPPDKNGNIHSAILFAAQLAGVSKIFKAGGVQAIASMAYGTESVPKVYKIFGPGNQYVTAAKQLVSLRDVAIDMPAGPSEVEVLADVSANPAFVAADLLSQAEHGIDSQAILITTSEKLQTEVMAEVDRQLAELPRREIAAKSLENSKLILVKNMDEALELTNAYAPEHLIIETENYMEVAEHVVNAGSVFLGSLTPESAGDYASGTNHTLPTNGYAKAYSGVSLDSFIRKITFQEILPAGIKAIGPTIEEMAANEHLDAHKNAVTVRLKAIQNS; encoded by the coding sequence ATGAAATTGATTAAATATCCCTCAAAAGAGCAGTGGACTGAACTTTTGGAACGTCCGGCACTGAATACGGAAAGCTTGTTCGATACAGTTCGTGCTATTATAAATAAGGTAAGAGCAGAAGGTGACAAAGCGGTATTAGAGTATGAAGCTGCTTTTGATAAAGTCACTTTGTCCGCGCTTGCTGTGACTCCTGAAGAGATACAAGTTGCCGGAAGATTGGTAAGCGATGAATTGAAAGCAGCCATTTCCTTGGCAAAACAGAATATTGAAACCTTTCACGCTTCCCAACGTTTTGTCGGAAAGAAGGTGGAAACAATGAACGGTGTGACTTGCTGGCAAAAATCAGTGGGAATAGAAAAAGTGGGATTGTATATTCCGGGTGGAACAGCACCACTTTTCTCAACAGTGTTGATGCTGGCTGTTCCGGCTAAAATTGCAGGATGCAAGGAAATCGTACTTTGTACACCTCCCGATAAGAATGGAAACATTCATTCCGCTATTCTTTTTGCTGCGCAACTGGCAGGTGTCAGCAAAATATTCAAGGCAGGTGGTGTGCAAGCTATTGCCTCTATGGCCTATGGAACGGAGAGTGTCCCTAAAGTATATAAGATATTTGGTCCGGGTAATCAATATGTGACAGCTGCCAAACAGTTGGTAAGCCTGCGTGATGTAGCTATTGATATGCCCGCCGGTCCTTCAGAAGTGGAAGTGTTGGCTGACGTCTCTGCTAATCCGGCTTTTGTTGCGGCGGATCTCTTGTCACAAGCAGAACACGGAATAGATAGTCAGGCTATATTGATTACCACTTCCGAGAAACTTCAAACAGAAGTAATGGCAGAAGTAGACCGTCAATTAGCCGAATTGCCTCGTCGTGAAATAGCTGCCAAATCATTGGAGAATAGTAAATTGATATTAGTAAAGAATATGGATGAAGCATTGGAACTGACTAATGCGTACGCGCCGGAACATTTAATTATAGAAACGGAAAACTACATGGAAGTAGCGGAACATGTAGTAAATGCCGGTTCTGTCTTCCTTGGTTCGTTAACTCCCGAGAGTGCCGGAGACTATGCTTCCGGAACGAACCACACTTTGCCAACCAATGGTTATGCCAAAGCCTATAGCGGTGTCAGTCTGGATAGTTTTATCCGCAAGATTACGTTCCAGGAAATTCTTCCGGCAGGAATAAAGGCTATTGGTCCTACTATTGAAGAGATGGCGGCTAACGAACATTTGGATGCGCATAAAAATGCGGTCACAGTTCGTCTCAAAGCAATTCAAAATTCATAA
- a CDS encoding SagB/ThcOx family dehydrogenase, whose amino-acid sequence MRKVQLLLICLMLSAAAFAADKVIKLPKPNLNRTGAVMKALSERHSTREYASKTLSLADLSDLLWAANGINRKESGMRTAPSALNKQDVDVYVVLPEGSYLYDAKNHQLTLKAAGDYRGAVAGGQAFVKTAPVSLVLISDLSRFGDAKSPRSQLMGAMDAGIVSQNISIFCSAANLATVPRASMDNEQLKKVLKLKDSQMPMMNHPVGYFK is encoded by the coding sequence ATGAGAAAAGTACAACTATTGTTAATTTGTTTAATGCTTTCAGCGGCTGCCTTTGCTGCTGATAAGGTCATTAAATTGCCGAAGCCTAATTTAAACCGCACTGGTGCGGTGATGAAGGCATTGTCTGAACGACATTCAACTCGCGAATATGCTTCGAAAACATTGAGCCTAGCTGATCTGTCTGATTTGTTGTGGGCTGCTAATGGAATAAACCGTAAGGAATCCGGAATGAGAACCGCTCCGTCAGCGTTGAATAAACAGGATGTGGATGTATATGTAGTGTTGCCTGAAGGAAGTTATCTGTATGATGCTAAAAATCATCAGTTGACACTGAAAGCTGCGGGAGATTATCGTGGTGCAGTGGCAGGTGGTCAGGCGTTTGTGAAAACAGCTCCGGTATCATTAGTTTTAATCAGCGATCTTTCTCGGTTTGGTGATGCCAAAAGTCCACGCAGCCAGTTGATGGGGGCTATGGATGCCGGTATTGTTTCCCAAAATATTTCAATCTTTTGTTCTGCTGCTAACTTGGCAACAGTACCACGTGCTTCGATGGACAATGAGCAGCTAAAGAAAGTTTTGAAATTGAAAGATAGTCAGATGCCAATGATGAATCATCCTGTAGGATACTTTAAATAA
- a CDS encoding NAD(+) synthase, translated as MNYGFVKVAAAVPHVKVADCKFNVEKIESLIAVAEGKGVQIIIFPEMSITGYTCGDLFGQQLLLEEAEMALMQILNNTRQLDIISIVGMPVVVNSTVINAAVVIQKGKVLGVAAKTYLPNYKEFYEQRWFTSAFQLTTNNVRLCGQIVPIGANLLFETSDTTFGIEICEDLWSTIPPSSSLALQGAEIIFNMSADNEGIGKNNYLCSLISQQSARCIAGYVFSSCGFGESTTDVVFAGNGLIYENGSLLARSERFSMEEQLIISEIDVERIRAERRINTTFAANQANLEDKKAVSIVTEFVNSKELTLTRKFNSHPFVPQGIELNEHCEEVFSIQVAGLAQRLVHTGAKTAVIGISGGLDSTLALLVCVKTFDKLGLSRKGILGITMPGFGTTDRTYHNAIDLMKSLGISIREISIKDACIQHFKDIEHDVNVHDVTYENSQARERTQILMDVANQTWGMVIGTGDLSELALGWATYNGDHMSMYGVNASVPKTLVKYLVQWVAENGMDENSKATLLDIVDTPISPELIPADENGEIKQKTEDLVGPYELHDFFLYYFLRFGFRPSKIFYLAKTTFKDMYDEETIKKWLFIFFRRFFNQQFKRSCLPDGPKVGSISISPRGDWRMPSDASSTMWLKEIENL; from the coding sequence ATGAACTACGGATTTGTGAAAGTAGCTGCAGCTGTGCCACACGTAAAAGTGGCAGACTGTAAATTCAATGTAGAGAAGATAGAAAGTTTGATTGCAGTAGCCGAAGGAAAAGGAGTGCAGATCATTATATTCCCGGAAATGAGTATTACCGGATACACCTGTGGTGATCTATTCGGACAACAACTTTTGCTGGAAGAAGCAGAAATGGCCCTGATGCAAATTTTGAATAACACCCGTCAATTAGATATTATTTCCATTGTCGGTATGCCTGTAGTAGTCAACTCGACAGTAATCAATGCAGCCGTAGTTATTCAGAAGGGAAAAGTGCTAGGTGTTGCAGCCAAAACTTATCTCCCGAATTATAAGGAATTCTATGAACAACGCTGGTTTACCTCGGCTTTCCAGTTAACAACCAATAATGTGCGGCTATGTGGACAGATCGTTCCCATAGGCGCCAATCTACTTTTTGAAACTTCAGATACTACCTTTGGTATCGAAATTTGCGAGGACCTTTGGTCTACGATACCTCCTAGTTCTTCCTTGGCACTACAAGGTGCAGAAATTATTTTCAACATGTCTGCAGACAACGAAGGTATCGGCAAAAACAATTATCTTTGTTCGCTTATCAGCCAACAGTCTGCACGCTGTATTGCCGGATATGTATTCTCTTCGTGCGGCTTTGGAGAGTCTACTACTGACGTAGTCTTTGCCGGAAACGGATTGATTTACGAAAATGGAAGCCTTCTAGCGCGCAGCGAACGTTTCAGCATGGAAGAACAACTTATTATCAGCGAAATTGATGTTGAACGTATCCGGGCAGAACGCAGAATAAATACAACCTTTGCAGCTAATCAAGCAAACTTAGAGGATAAAAAAGCGGTTTCGATTGTGACTGAATTTGTCAACAGCAAAGAACTAACCTTAACCCGGAAATTTAATTCTCATCCTTTTGTACCACAGGGAATAGAACTAAACGAACATTGTGAAGAAGTGTTCTCCATTCAGGTAGCGGGACTGGCACAAAGACTTGTTCATACAGGAGCTAAAACTGCCGTAATAGGTATCTCCGGCGGATTAGACTCAACACTGGCATTACTTGTTTGCGTGAAGACCTTTGATAAACTGGGATTGTCCCGGAAAGGTATTCTCGGAATCACAATGCCAGGTTTTGGTACGACCGACCGCACCTACCATAATGCGATCGATCTAATGAAATCATTAGGTATATCAATTCGTGAAATTAGCATTAAGGATGCCTGCATCCAACATTTTAAGGACATCGAACATGACGTGAATGTGCATGACGTTACATACGAAAATTCTCAAGCGCGCGAACGTACACAAATACTAATGGATGTGGCCAATCAGACTTGGGGAATGGTTATCGGCACAGGGGACTTATCGGAACTTGCATTGGGATGGGCTACTTACAACGGCGACCACATGTCCATGTACGGGGTAAATGCGAGTGTTCCCAAAACACTTGTGAAATATTTAGTACAGTGGGTGGCGGAAAACGGTATGGACGAAAACTCGAAAGCTACTTTACTTGATATTGTAGACACTCCTATTAGCCCGGAATTGATTCCAGCAGATGAGAACGGAGAGATTAAACAGAAAACAGAAGATTTGGTAGGTCCTTATGAACTGCACGACTTCTTCCTATATTATTTCTTACGCTTTGGTTTCCGACCATCCAAGATATTCTATTTGGCAAAAACTACATTCAAAGATATGTATGATGAAGAAACCATTAAGAAATGGCTTTTCATTTTCTTCCGTCGTTTCTTCAACCAACAGTTCAAGCGTTCTTGTTTACCGGACGGTCCTAAAGTAGGAAGCATTTCTATCAGCCCGAGAGGAGATTGGAGAATGCCGAGCGATGCCAGTTCAACCATGTGGCTTAAAGAAATAGAGAATTTATAG
- a CDS encoding NADH peroxidase gives MKKFRCTVCGYVHEGDAAPEKCPLCKAPASKFVEVVEVEGGTLSFADEHVIGVAKGCDEEMIKDLNNHFMGECTEVGMYLAMSRQADREGYPEVAEAFKRYAWEEAEHAAKFAELLGDCVWDTKTNLQKRKDAEQGACEDKKRIATRAKALNLDAIHDTVHEMCKDEARHGKGFEGLYNRYFGDKK, from the coding sequence ATGAAGAAATTTAGATGTACTGTATGCGGTTACGTTCATGAAGGTGACGCAGCTCCTGAGAAATGTCCGTTGTGTAAAGCTCCTGCCAGCAAATTCGTAGAAGTTGTTGAAGTAGAAGGTGGCACATTGTCTTTTGCTGACGAACACGTTATCGGTGTTGCAAAAGGTTGTGACGAAGAAATGATCAAAGACCTGAACAATCACTTCATGGGAGAATGTACTGAAGTTGGTATGTATTTGGCTATGAGCCGTCAGGCAGATCGCGAAGGTTATCCTGAAGTGGCTGAAGCTTTCAAACGTTACGCTTGGGAAGAAGCTGAACATGCTGCTAAGTTTGCAGAACTGTTGGGCGACTGCGTATGGGATACTAAAACTAACTTGCAGAAACGTAAAGATGCTGAACAAGGTGCGTGTGAAGACAAAAAACGTATCGCAACTCGTGCTAAAGCTTTGAACTTGGATGCTATCCATGACACTGTACACGAAATGTGCAAAGACGAAGCTCGTCACGGTAAAGGTTTTGAAGGATTATATAATCGTTATTTCGGTGATAAGAAATAA
- a CDS encoding Fur family transcriptional regulator, with the protein MKPYDRLLEHNIKPSMQRIAIMEYLMEHPIHPSADDIYTALSPVMPTLSKTTVYNTLKLFSEQGAALMLTIDEKNTNFDADTSVHSHFLCKRCGHIYDLKCPEAIKQMENQEMDDHQVSEAHYYYKGICKNCLSKDKETRID; encoded by the coding sequence ATGAAACCATACGATCGATTATTAGAGCATAATATCAAGCCTTCCATGCAACGCATCGCTATCATGGAATATTTGATGGAGCATCCGATTCATCCGTCGGCTGATGATATTTATACAGCATTATCTCCTGTGATGCCGACACTTTCAAAGACAACAGTTTATAATACTTTGAAATTGTTTTCCGAACAGGGAGCGGCATTAATGCTTACGATTGACGAAAAGAATACAAACTTTGATGCGGATACTTCTGTACATTCCCATTTCCTTTGCAAACGTTGCGGACATATTTATGATTTGAAATGTCCGGAAGCGATTAAACAAATGGAAAATCAGGAAATGGATGATCATCAGGTATCGGAAGCTCATTATTATTATAAAGGTATTTGCAAGAATTGCTTAAGTAAAGATAAAGAAACACGTATTGATTAA
- the hisG gene encoding ATP phosphoribosyltransferase, which produces MLRIAVQAKGRLFEETMALLGESDIKLSTTKRTLLVQSSNFPIEVLFLRDDDIPQTVATGVADLGIVGENEFIEKEEDAEIIKRLGFSRCRLSLAMPKDLEYPGLSWFNGKKIATSYPVILRNFLKKNGVNAEIHVITGSVEVSPGIGLADAIFDIVSSGSTLVSNRLKEVEVVMKSEALLIGNKNMSDEKKEVLEELLFRMNAVKTAEDKKYVLMNAPKDKLEEIIAVLPGMKSPTVMPLAQEGWCSVHTVLDEKRFWEIIGKLKGLGAEGILVLPIEKMIV; this is translated from the coding sequence ATGTTAAGAATCGCAGTACAAGCCAAAGGACGTCTCTTTGAAGAGACTATGGCGCTTTTAGGAGAGTCAGATATTAAGTTGAGCACTACCAAACGTACCTTATTGGTGCAATCTTCCAATTTCCCTATTGAAGTTCTATTCCTTCGTGATGATGATATCCCGCAGACAGTGGCTACTGGTGTAGCAGACTTGGGAATTGTTGGCGAAAACGAATTTATAGAAAAAGAAGAAGATGCGGAAATCATCAAACGTTTGGGATTCAGTAGGTGTCGTCTTTCATTGGCTATGCCGAAAGATCTTGAATATCCTGGTTTGTCATGGTTTAACGGTAAGAAGATTGCTACTTCCTATCCGGTTATTCTTCGTAACTTCCTGAAGAAAAATGGTGTAAATGCTGAAATTCATGTGATTACCGGTTCTGTAGAAGTGTCTCCGGGAATTGGGTTGGCTGATGCTATTTTCGATATTGTAAGCTCCGGTTCTACGTTGGTGAGTAACCGATTGAAAGAAGTAGAAGTCGTAATGAAGTCGGAAGCATTGTTGATTGGTAACAAGAATATGAGCGACGAGAAAAAAGAAGTGCTCGAAGAACTACTGTTCCGCATGAATGCAGTAAAAACAGCCGAAGATAAAAAATATGTATTGATGAATGCTCCGAAAGATAAACTGGAAGAAATCATAGCTGTATTGCCGGGTATGAAGAGTCCTACGGTGATGCCGTTGGCACAGGAAGGCTGGTGCTCTGTCCATACAGTACTTGATGAAAAACGTTTTTGGGAAATCATTGGAAAACTGAAAGGACTGGGAGCAGAAGGTATTTTAGTGCTGCCGATTGAAAAGATGATTGTATAA
- a CDS encoding dual specificity protein phosphatase family protein, which produces MQKRILLSLLLGVIFSISIFSQNLKIEKITLPDSELTNLYKIDSGVYRSEQPSHEDFKALEKYGIGEALNLRNRHSDDDEAAGTNVKLHRVKTKAHSINEEQLIEALRIIKHRKAPIVIHCHHGSDRTGAVCALYRVVFQNVSKEDAIHEMTEGGFGFHRIYKNIIRRIKEADIEQIRRKVMCTEGL; this is translated from the coding sequence ATGCAGAAAAGAATCCTGTTGAGCCTACTTTTGGGAGTAATCTTCTCTATTTCAATTTTTAGTCAGAATCTGAAAATAGAGAAGATTACTCTTCCTGATAGTGAATTAACCAATCTGTACAAGATAGATTCAGGTGTATATCGTTCAGAGCAACCTTCGCATGAAGACTTTAAGGCTTTGGAAAAGTATGGTATCGGCGAAGCTCTCAATCTCCGTAATAGACATAGTGATGATGATGAAGCCGCAGGAACGAATGTAAAGCTTCATCGTGTAAAGACCAAAGCTCATTCCATCAATGAAGAACAGTTGATTGAAGCATTGCGTATTATAAAGCATCGTAAAGCGCCGATTGTTATCCATTGCCATCACGGATCAGATCGCACAGGAGCTGTTTGCGCACTTTATCGAGTGGTATTTCAGAATGTTTCAAAAGAAGACGCGATTCATGAAATGACGGAAGGCGGTTTTGGCTTTCATCGTATTTATAAAAATATCATCCGGAGGATTAAAGAAGCGGATATAGAGCAGATAAGAAGAAAAGTTATGTGCACAGAGGGACTTTAG
- the hisC gene encoding histidinol-phosphate transaminase, with protein sequence MRSQFVSKQFKIHNLKFKEVKTLQELTRPNIWKLKPYSSARDEYKGVTASVFLDANENPYNTPHNRYPDPMQCELKTLLSKIKKVSPEHIFLGNGSDEAIDLVFRAFCEPGKDNVVAIDPTYGMYQVCADVNDVEYRKVLLDDDFQFSADKLLAATDEHTKLIFLCSPNNPTGNDLLRSEIEKILCQFEGLVMLDEAYNDFSKAPSFLEELDKYPNLVVFQTFSKAWGCAAIRLGMAFASKEIIDILNKIKYPYNVNQLTQQQAIAMLHKHDEIERWVKTLKEERDHLEAEFEKLPCAIKLFPSDANFFLVKVTDAVKIYNYLVGEGIIVRNRHNISLCCNCLRVTVGTRVENNTLLATLKKYPG encoded by the coding sequence ATGCGGTCACAGTTCGTCTCAAAGCAATTCAAAATTCATAACTTAAAATTTAAAGAAGTGAAAACATTACAAGAATTAACCCGGCCGAATATCTGGAAATTAAAGCCATACTCTTCGGCACGTGATGAATATAAAGGAGTCACCGCTTCTGTTTTTCTGGATGCAAACGAAAATCCGTACAATACGCCTCACAACCGTTATCCGGACCCTATGCAGTGTGAACTGAAAACATTGTTGTCGAAAATCAAGAAAGTATCTCCCGAACATATTTTTCTCGGAAACGGCAGTGATGAAGCCATCGACTTGGTCTTTCGTGCTTTCTGCGAACCGGGTAAAGATAATGTAGTAGCTATCGATCCTACTTATGGAATGTATCAGGTCTGTGCTGATGTGAACGATGTGGAATATCGGAAAGTATTGTTGGATGATGACTTCCAGTTCTCTGCTGACAAATTGCTGGCAGCTACCGATGAGCATACCAAACTTATTTTCCTTTGTTCTCCTAATAATCCGACGGGAAATGATCTGCTTCGTTCCGAAATAGAAAAGATTCTTTGCCAGTTTGAAGGATTGGTAATGCTGGATGAGGCTTACAATGATTTTTCTAAAGCTCCGTCTTTCCTCGAAGAGTTGGATAAATATCCTAATCTAGTCGTATTCCAGACATTCTCCAAAGCTTGGGGATGTGCTGCTATCCGTTTGGGAATGGCTTTTGCTTCCAAAGAGATTATTGATATTCTCAATAAAATCAAATATCCTTATAATGTCAACCAGTTGACTCAACAGCAAGCCATCGCCATGTTGCATAAACATGATGAGATAGAACGTTGGGTGAAAACTCTGAAGGAAGAACGTGACCATCTGGAAGCGGAATTTGAAAAGCTTCCATGTGCCATTAAACTGTTTCCGTCTGATGCGAATTTCTTTTTGGTAAAAGTGACGGATGCCGTGAAAATCTACAATTATTTGGTAGGTGAAGGAATTATTGTGCGTAACCGCCATAACATTTCACTTTGTTGCAACTGTTTGCGTGTGACTGTCGGTACCCGTGTAGAGAATAATACACTATTAGCCACCCTTAAAAAATATCCGGGATAA
- the trxA gene encoding thioredoxin produces MEKFEDLIQSPVPVLVDFFAEWCGPCKAMKPVLEELKLIVGDKARIAKIDVDQHEDLATKYRIQAVPTFILFKNGEAVWRHSGVIHSSELQGIIEKHYS; encoded by the coding sequence ATGGAAAAGTTTGAAGATTTAATACAGTCACCGGTACCGGTTTTAGTTGATTTCTTTGCAGAATGGTGTGGCCCCTGTAAAGCTATGAAACCAGTTTTAGAAGAACTAAAATTAATTGTAGGAGATAAAGCACGTATTGCAAAGATAGATGTTGACCAGCATGAAGACCTGGCTACTAAATATCGCATACAAGCTGTCCCGACCTTTATATTATTTAAAAACGGAGAGGCTGTCTGGAGACATTCCGGCGTAATCCATAGCAGCGAGCTGCAAGGGATTATTGAAAAGCATTATAGTTAA